TTACTTTGCCTTCTGGTTGCCTGGAAAACCTGAGATCTTCATTCTGTAACTTTTGGGAAGTCTttgttgaatttgaatgaaCCAAGAAACTAACCTGCAAATGCATCACATTGTGACAGCACCtatgtcttttaaaaacaaaacagaacattcagGTCAAACCTCACAGTGCTAAAATGAATGTGGTATCTGGgtggtattccagaaagcaggtttagtgaaaactcagagttagttcattcagagcaagtagtaaacctcctaatagaagggCCCTCTGGCTTCATCCTCCAAGGAAAACAAAGCCAaggggctcttctattaagaggtttactacttgctctgagttaactaactccgAGTTCTCACTAATCCCGCTATCTGCAACACCCCCCTgatgtagaaaacaaacaaaattgtcccattttaaagaaataaacatgtgGTGTACAGGTGTATTAGTCCTCTCTCAGggatgtatttattgtatttataactcaagtatttattgtttttatgaagTTCAGTGACAACTGAGAGGCTAGAACTGAGAGGCTGAATGGCTTGTGGATTGTGGAACAAGAGGTTAGAAGACCGTGGAAGCACAGGGAGTTCCCTGCattaactgctttttttttgttttaataatctCTGCGAACATAGATgtgaaaatggtaaaaattcaaGGTGTCTTtctctaaaaatattttaataaaaccaTTCAGTTACAATAATTGTGACACTAGAGACAGTGACTGACTAAAATATTTAAGTGATTGGTTTATGCACGTTATAACAATCATGTTAATTAGTGGTCTGTTATCATAACATTGCCTCTATTTCAAGCTAAAATACTTGGTTGGGACTATACTGATACTGCTAAATGTTTTAAGAATATTTACTGTAACTTAAGTTTTTCCATGCTCTTGTAAGTGCCCTATAACCACTGTACCAAAATTACTTTTTAATTGTGTTAAGAGAAccataatgttaaaataatattcaaagAAATTTTGATGTAAGGGCCTGTGTGTAATACTAGAtattcaagtgtgtgtgtgtgtgcatgtatgcctCAACGAGGAACAGCACAGAGATTATAGGGCTTGGGGCCGAGTGTGACTCCTATTTTGTAGTCCAGTGTGGGCTCGACACCAGGAGGAGCAGAGAATGTGAAGTGTTGAAGCAGGGAGGTGAAAAACAGGAAGAGCTCCATACGAGCCAGCTGCTCCCCtagacacactctctttcctAGAAAAGCACAGACACGTACAATGTATGCTGctccattaaaaatgcattaccAAATGAAATAGGACAATTTATTTACACAGCTAATCATACTGTTAGGAATTTTCTGGCTCTGTGGCAGTAAAGGTTAGGACAGTAACGTTACACATCAATGCCCAGTCTGGTAgcaagaggaggtgtgtgtgcgttcaaCAGAATTAAGTCATTAATAGGAATACAAGGAGCCCAACATGTTTAATGGAGTAGATACGCAACATACAGCtgtaaaaatatcatttaaGTTTGCATATTGAGGAAATGATTAATGAGAGTTGTATTGCAAGTTAAGAGCATGCTGGCACATCCTGGATGCATACTGGCATTGTCATGGTCATTTTAAGTGTGGCTCTATAAGTGAACACCTtgtgaatttaaaaacaaaatttaacaaCGTCTCCTTTTTCAATTCAGATAATTGTGATGCTATGTATGCATATTGATGCCACATTCATCTGACAACCAATGTAACaacatacagatacaaacacattcagtattcctacatataaatgtatgtCAAAAGGATAACTAGGTTTAATAATGAATTGTCAACATTTTACTGAGAGAGCACCAAGTACTCTTttctttaagtgttttttttttgccattttatctttttttctcccagttttgTGGTATTAATCACTACCTGTACAGGGCTTAGACTACCACATTTCTCCTCTAATACATGTGGAGTCGCTGACTGCTTTTTTTCACCAGCGCATCTCAAAAGCTGTAATTGATGCAAATGTACATGCTACGTTCCCCAGATTTGTCAATCAATAATCTGGTACTTGGACCAACCAGTGGAGGTCACTGTTGCACCAATGGGGAGACTATCCTCCGTCAGCTTCTCAATTCTGAACACTGCCAATTGGGTCCATGTGGACAACAAGCCAAGCCATAAGCGCTGCTACCGGAATACCAGCGCGGGCATGTATGGTGGTAGGCTGGTGTCTTTTCTGCTATGCCATCTGAGAACCCAAATGTTTCTGAAAGCATTCAGAACAAGCCATTTGTATGAGAAACGTTGCATCACTGTACCAGTTGAAAATGGCAGGAAGGCATCCCTCCTCCGGAAGTTACCCTCGGCATCCAGGAAGTGACCTGGGTTGAAAGTGTGTGGTGTCTCCCACTCCGTCTCATCAAACAAAACTGATGTGAGATTCCCAGTCAACAGTGTACCCTGCagaacatttgcatttgtagttGTCATATTCTGAAGAATAACTTTGTACATTGTCAACTGATAATTATTGTTGGGATTAGTCACAGGCTAGTTCATTCCTAACTTCACTTCAGAGTCCTAGCGACattgttaaaatgtgttaacAATGAAGATGCAACAATGTGGCTATCCTTGAGTTAAACCAGATGCTACTAAAAGCACCTGCAATCATTGCTTCTATCACTCTACCAATGACTATACGTATGCTTGGATCGACCTGGGTAAGAGTATAGTTACATTTTCCACTtccatcttctttttcattctgtacTTACTTTTGTTGAAAGAATCTAAGGTAAACTACCCTTGAACAAACTAAGCTTCGGGTGTCCACAAAATGGAACATTCAAAGTGAACTCTTTGAGGGCTTACTTTGAGTAAAAGAGGTACCATTGCACATGTTTACAAATGGGCGTTTCTTGCATCGTATTTTCTAGTTCACAACATTTCAAAGCCATGCTGGATTTCAGTCTTGGGGTCTTTTTGTTGGTCTGGGTAAAATTTCATGATTAAATCGACCCAGTTCCCCAACaaaccatctttataccaaTAAATATGTGCGTGAGCAAGTTCTGGAAGGAGTTTCAAAGACAATTCTCTATCTAAGCTAAGAGCAAAAAGACAACCAGATCACAACCCACCTTAGGAATATTGTAACCCCCGATGTAAGTATCTTTTGTGGTACTTCGGCCTACATTCAGCGGGACAATATTTCCAAACCTCTGTATCTCATGAATGACAGCATCAGTGTAGGGcaggttctctctgtctgccactGATGGTTGTCGTGACGACCCTACCACACGGTCTATCTCTGCCTGTACCTTTGCTGAACAAATGAAAGGGTTAAGTTTAGagtagaaacagaaaaaaaggaaaatatctCACTAGGTACatgtgtattttctttgtgaGCTTCAACGTGAATCACTTGTCTGTGGCTGCTGACTGTTGGCAAAGCGTTGGCACTGACCTTGTATTTCTGGGTATTTGATCATATAAAGGAGACCCCAGTACAGGGTGGTAGAGGTGGTCTCAGTCCCTGCTGTAAACAGATCCAGTGTGCAGAAGCACAAGTTCTCAATGTTGAATCCTGCTGCTTCATCTTCTTTCCACTGCAAAGAGGAAAGTTCTACATTTCGAAATGTGTACTTGTGTAATCACAGCGATATTCCAGTACAGAATCCTGAACATGGACAATACACGCTCTTAGTGCACCACAAGGATATGTTTCACACAGATGCaagtttgtcttttctttagaCTGTTCATCATTCCTGAATGCCCTTGTCACTTGTTATTGACAAAGTTAATCTGTCAGTGGGACAGGAGATCCCAGTGCAAGATACATCACTGAGAACATCATTACTTTCAAAATGACAGCATCAGTGTTAAAAACTTCCTACCTTTTCCATCTCCCCCAGGAAGCAGTCGATGTAATCTCGTGGGGATGAGGGGTCAAGGTCAATGTGATGCTCTTTGATTTTAGTCTTGACAAAGTCAATCAATTTGTTCCAATGTGCAAATAGTTTCCTGTGTGGGCCTGGCACTCTGCGCATTATCCACGGAAACATATTATAGATCTagtgacacaaaacacagatcTATGCTTTAAAAACTATATGAAAAAGAACACTGGCAGTGTCTATAATCAAGTAGTCATAAAATGAAACTATGGTGATTATGAGTTCAAGCACAAGACAAGTAGTCAGTTGCACTGACATTTTAGTTTCTGTATATCAGGtgcctttcatttaaaaattgaTACCTGAAATGTTAAATGGAAGGTGGTCTAAAGTGTTCAGGTTTTGTACCCAAATATTTGAGCGTGTCTTTACTGTTCCCAAGTGACTAAACTGGGCATAACAACTACAAGGTGCAgccgaattaaaaaaaataagacacaaaatattgtgTCAGGTATCTGAGGAAGTGGATAAGCTCCATCCCAGAAAGACAGATGAGTATATATTCACTATTGAGTAACTTCacatcaaaaataaatctgaTATCTCTGGCACAGTTACCTTTTAAAAAAGCACATAATAATGAGGAGTTCAGATGactattcatgaaaaaaaaaaaacacatttttttttaaatgtgatgcTTCTATGATGATGAAATGCTtcagtttaataaaataaatcactCCTTCTatacaaacatcacaaaagATGAACCTGAGCTATTGGAAATTTAACATTGAAAAAAAGTGCAGAAATGAGAAGTATGACACTAGTTTGATCTAGCAGGTGATAAGTATTTATCCTGACTTCAGTGGTCAAGTACCTGTGCCCAAATGCTACCCTGCAGTTCCACAGTATCACTCATCATCTTCAGTAGGGCCTGGAAATTACTGTCACTGTACTCAAACCGATCACCAAACACCAGAACACAGATCACATTGGAGACAGCATTGTTGATCTGCATCCAAGGATTAAATACTCGCCCTGGAAACCAGTAGTGGTATACAGTCAACGGTGGAGCAAATCACGCTGGTTTCATTACAGCTGTCTATGGCTGTATAAAACATACAGTGAATTAGGCTTCAAATATGAAGTCATCAATATTCCTGCGAGTTTGAGCCTCTCTAAAAATACAGCTTTAGCCAAGTTCTTTGTTAATAAGCTGCTCCGTTGTTATTCCTCACTTGATTTTAGGACTCCATTTCTCAGTTTTGACTTAAACAGAGCAAGTCTGATTTTTATCCAGTCCTGTACTGTCATatcaaaaaacacttttgttcaCGCGTCTCTTCCACTCTTACCTTGCTCATTTGAAAAGGCCTCCTTGAGAATATTGGCTTCCTGCTGAATAGATGTCTCTAGGCTCTTCTTACCCAGTCCAAAATTTCTCAGTGTCATCAGTGCAAATCTTCTCTGCTGTTTCCACTGATATCCATTAGAAAAAATAATACctattagcaaaaaaaaaaaaaaaaatacaatattacatatatgaatgtaatataCGAACATGTGTGTtactcttcttctctctatcCTTGTCAACATGTCTCTCATAACATATAGAGAAAAAGGCAATTCGTACTAGTGTTAAACAAACATTATCTGAATTAAGACATTTTATATTAGTATCTCTGCTGTAGCTAAATGTTGTCTGAAAAGGTGTGTAACTCTGAGATGAGACTTGGTTGTAATTCGTAGTTCTAAGGCTATTCAGTTCTAGAGCTTTTTGAGCATCAAATTAATTCAGTATGATGAATCTTTGTCTTAAGAATTTCAATACCTCTGTTGTTCACAATGTCAGCAAATAGGGGCAAAGATGGACGATCAACTAAGACTTCTCCTTGTTGAATATATACCTCCTTCACCAACTTGTATCCATTCAAGACAACTATCCTTGGTCCAAAAAATCgaacactgaaaacattgcCATATTCTTCAGCAAACTatatgaaagaaaacagcagcagaATCACCACCACATCATcatcgccatcatcatcatcctcatcctcctcctcctcatcatcatcatcagaaaATTATATAGAAGTCTTTAGGAATTATTAGTTCCCCGAGAAATACTATCTTAATTTAACTTCTAACGCCGATTTTTGTGAGATGCAGCATAGACAATAATATCAAGGAAAATACGCACTCTGTTTCAGTTAAATACTCAAGCATTACATAGCCTAATTAGAGTCTGCTCTTGGGTTACTCCGTTGGAAAAATTCTGGAGGACGTACTCAGGAAGTGCTCGTGATGgaattttaaataacaaataaactaTACATGTGCACGGTAAATGAAAAATATAGCATCACTTCTGGTTTGTAGTGGGTCGTAATGTGAGTCGGCTGTAAGAGAGAAATCCGAGTGTCTTAATTTGGTCAGAAAAAAGCATGAAACGGACACAGTTTGTACAAGTTTCAAGAGCGCGTGAAGGAACTGCAAATCAAATCAATAGTTTCACATCATATAAGCTGAAATTTCAGAATGTATGTCACTGACGGTTCAGAATGGTGTTAGCGCGGGCATTTCCCACGGTTGCCTACCTTTGTGAGCTGAATGTGAACCTTTCTTGGATCGATACGGTGAAGGTCCCCTATAAAAGGCAGTGACCGTGGTCCGGGAGGAAAGTTCTTTGGAGGTTTGTTTCTTAAATAGTCAGCgagcaaaaggaaaacagcCGAGAACATTAATATGCTCTTAATGTCAATCCAGTCAAAAAGTtgtacaaaatttaaaacagtCATATTGAATTAATTTATAACAAAACACGACCCTCTAATCTGTGTTGGCCGGTACACAAGCAGAAGTCACCAGATATATATACCGAATTTCATCTATGATATCTAACTGGGCTGACTCTTTCACCCAATAGGGGAAGAACTACCTCTAGAAACCTATTTTGGGTAGCGACGGAGTTACTGTGGACAAAGATCTTTCAGTTTTATCGGCGGATCAAGAAATACTGCGTCATAGCAGACTTGTACTCTAATGACCCCGAATTACTTTTGCTCTATTTCTTTCCAACAGATAGCGCTGTTCTGAGGGATCTTTCTCCTCAGTCAGAGGCACTTTTTGCCCCGGTAACTTGATCAATATTACCTTATTTGGCTAAATTAAAAAGAACCAGAAAACGCATTTAAAAGAGCCAATCTTCCTTTAAATTTTTCGagttgtttgtggtttgacaACTCTGAGATAACCGAATAATACACGGACTAATTTCTCGTTTGTTACTACTTATGCGTTTTCATATcgcagaggtaaaaaaaaaaaaaatattcggAACTTTGTAGAAGTGTGCGTGACTATATCATGAATTATGAATATATCATAATCAACCCCAGAGATTACAGCCAGTTTTCTCCATTTCAACTCTTATAAATGACACTCGGGACTAAAACAGGTAAGGGGCAGAAACCAGCTGTTTGAAGTAAGGTCCCATATCATTCTTACTGCACTGTAAAGCAGTCCATGTCCACATTGttaaaaacattacagccaCATTTAGTTATGCCCActtatttcttctctttaagTCAAAGCGCTATGACGAGTTTTGGATATTGAACTCAACTGTATgagttttcaaaaattaatgaaaccattttgtttaataatatgatcattttgttcTTAAGGAATCTACATgaagcacatatacacatatacagtaggTGATcagcaaaatgatcaaaatgcatCTGCTTTGTTAACATGCCATCtgcctgtatactctatagaatAGTGTCaatgaccattgggccatcccccttgttaaaaggtaacaaatcacctactgcatgCGTACACTGTCAAACATTTTATgatttcaaaccaaaaaaaaaaatgctgtgaagCAATTAAATGTTGATGCTACATAAAAGATTTTTATAATGTCAAATGGAGACTGAGGAAAAGACAGTggcctgttttgatttttgtatgcttacttcctggtttcttggttcagtcctgttttgATTGAGTTCTGTTActtcctgttttttgggggttttcttTAGCCCTATCAGTTCTACCATGGTtctcacctgtctttagttagttAAACCTAATTTAGTTCTGTGTAAGTACTCATTAGTTTGCTCTATTTCTTTGTGTTGCATTGTTTGTGCTGAGCACCATGTCATGTTACTTTGCCTTCTGGTTGCCTGGAAAACCTGAGATCTTCATTCTGTAACTTTTGGGAAGTCTttgttgaatttgaatgaaCCAAGAAACTAACCTGCAAATGCATCACATTGTGACAGCACCtatgtcttttaaaaacaaaacagaacattca
This sequence is a window from Chanos chanos chromosome 4, fChaCha1.1, whole genome shotgun sequence. Protein-coding genes within it:
- the LOC115809143 gene encoding cytochrome P450 2J3, with translation MTVLNFVQLFDWIDIKSILMFSAVFLLLADYLRNKPPKNFPPGPRSLPFIGDLHRIDPRKVHIQLTKFAEEYGNVFSVRFFGPRIVVLNGYKLVKEVYIQQGEVLVDRPSLPLFADIVNNRGIIFSNGYQWKQQRRFALMTLRNFGLGKKSLETSIQQEANILKEAFSNEQGRVFNPWMQINNAVSNVICVLVFGDRFEYSDSNFQALLKMMSDTVELQGSIWAQIYNMFPWIMRRVPGPHRKLFAHWNKLIDFVKTKIKEHHIDLDPSSPRDYIDCFLGEMEKWKEDEAAGFNIENLCFCTLDLFTAGTETTSTTLYWGLLYMIKYPEIQAKVQAEIDRVVGSSRQPSVADRENLPYTDAVIHEIQRFGNIVPLNVGRSTTKDTYIGGYNIPKGTLLTGNLTSVLFDETEWETPHTFNPGHFLDAEGNFRRRDAFLPFSTGKRVCLGEQLARMELFLFFTSLLQHFTFSAPPGVEPTLDYKIGVTLGPKPYNLCAVPR